In the genome of Cheilinus undulatus linkage group 6, ASM1832078v1, whole genome shotgun sequence, one region contains:
- the oga gene encoding protein O-GlcNAcase isoform X1, whose product MVQKDKTLETPPVDGVPSPSPVSGEACAEAPGPTEESGIVVQATGHRKFISGVVEGFYGRPWTMEQRKELFRRQQKWGLNTYLYAPKDDYKHRMFWRELYSVEEAEQLMALISAAKEHGIEFIYAISPGLDITFSNQKEVSALKRKLDQVTHFGCKSFALLFDDIDHNMCPADKEVFSSFAHAQVSITNEIYQYLGEPETFLFCPTEYCGTFCYPNVAQSPYLHTVGEKLLPSIDVLWTGPKVVSKDISVESIEEVSKILRRAPVIWDNIHANDYDQKRLFLGPYKGRSTELIPRLKGVLTNPNCEFESNFVAIHTLATWYKSNMNGVRKDVVMTDGEDSTVSIQIKLENEGSDEELETDMLYSPQLALKLALSEWLGEFCVPHQYNSRQVPQSGAKSTAIDVSSMAAPSLCSSTTVTTVFQQPIMSPAMPPLCLDPLSPLSHPMAKRPQEVEEVEVEKKDSDEEPMEMVVEKMVDEPEPEAEADPEEKQAGPIIADKMAEDLKPMDTDKESLAESKSPEESIQEDSGSDIAPMQTDDQLKQVLQTFDVFVPGPNEKPLFTAEPLTLEDLSLLAELFYLPYEHGNKAVQMLREFNWLRANSSVVSVNCKRKETEKVEEWHSRAEKFEEMCCSVIQMFTRLSNSANRTILYDLYPYIWDIKSIISMVKSFVQWLDGRIHSTSFYCYWIDSGRWCRSQSSAQFLRGDQEPWAFRGGLAGEFQRLLPIDGANDLFYQPPPSMPTSKIYSIRPYFPKDESAVYKICREMYCEGLGDSPFSDDDPDLIGDRLVGGLLTLSSDYGFVLEDDEGICGYALGTVDVKPFIKKCKLSWIPFMQEKYHKPDCQKDLTEAEKMMLSFHEEEEGLPDSFLSNFPSLIKVDIHGKVTDPSVAKSMMGCLLSSLKANGSRGAFCKVRQTDKRMLDFYSKLGCFEVAKMEGFPKDVIIMGRSL is encoded by the exons ATGGTTCAAAAGGATAAGACGCTGGAGACTCCTCCAGTGGACGGAGTGCCGAGCCCCAGCCCAGTCTCCGGAGAGGCTTGTGCCGAGGCCCCTGGCCCAACTGAAGAGTCTGGCATCGTAGTCCAAGCCACGGGCCACCGAAAATTCATAAGTGGGGTCGTTGAAG GTTTTTATGGGCGACCATGGACAATGGAGCAGAGGAAGGAGTTATTCAGAAG GCAGCAGAAATGGGGTTTGAATACATACCTTTATGCACCCAAAGACGACTACAAGCacagaatgttctggagagagCTGTACTCAGTGGAGGAAGCAG AGCAACTGATGGCATTAATTAGCGCTGCCAAGGAGCATGGAATAGAGTTTATTTATGCCATTTCACCAGGGCTGGATATCACTTTCTCCAACCAGAAAGAGGTTTCTGCTCTCAAGAGGAAACTTGATCAG GTTACTCACTTTGGCTGCAAATCATTTGCCTTACTTTTTGACGATATTGACCACAACATGTGCCCAGCAGACAAAGAGGTTTTCAGCTCATTTGCACATGCTCAGGTTTCAATTACAAATGAAATCTACCAGTACTTAGGAGAGCCAGAAACCTTCCTCTTTTGTCCCACAG AGTACTGTGGAACATTCTGTTACCCAAATGTTGCTCAGTCCCCCTACCTCCACACAGTTGGAGAGAAGCTACTGCCTAGCATTGACGTGCTATGGACAG GACCAAAGGTGGTGTCCAAAGATATTTCAGTGGAGTCTATTGAGGAGGTTTCGAAAATCCTCAGGCGCGCCCCTGTGATTTGGGACAACATTCACGCTAATGATTATGACCAAAAGAGGCTTTTCCTAGGTCCTTACAAAGGCCGCTCCACAGAGCTCATCCCTAGACTGAAGGGAGTACTAACAAACCCCAACTGTGAGTTTGAGTCCAACTTCGTAGCAATCCACACTTTGGCCACGTGGTACAAGTCTAACATGAATGGGGTGCGCAAGGATGTAGTCATGA CTGATGGTGAGGACAGCACAGTGTCCATCCAGATCAAATTAGAAAACGAGGGCAGTGATGAAGAGCTGGAGACAGACATGCTCTACAGTCCACAGCTCGCTCTTAAACTGGCTCTCTCAGAGTGGCTTGGGGAATTTTGTGTTCCTCATCAATACAACA GCCGACAGGTGCCTCAGAGCGGTGCCAAAAGCACAGCCATCGATGTGTCATCTATGGccgctccctctctctgctcttccACAACAGTCACGACTGTGTTCCAGCAGCCTATCATGTCCCCCGCCATGCCGCCTCTTTGTCTGGATCCACTCTCACCACTCTCTCACCCCATGGCAAAAAGACCTCAGGAGGTAGAGGAG GTGGAGGTAGAGAAGAAAGATTCAGATGAGGAGCCCATGGAGATGGTGGTTGAGAAGATGGTAGATGAGCCTGAGCCGGAAGCAGAAGCTGACCCAGAGGAGAAGCAAGCTGGTCCTATCATAGCTGACAAAATGGCTGAGGACCTGAAGCCCATGGATACAGACAAGGAGAGTCTGGCAGAGTCAAAATCCCCAGAAGAGTCAATCCAGGAAGATTCTGGGAGTGATATCGCCCCCATGCAAACAGATGATCAGCTCAAGCAGgtgctgcaaacattt GATGTGTTTGTGCCTGGGCCCAATGAGAAGCCTCTGTTCACAGCAGAGCCCCTCACTCTGGAGGACCTGAGCCTGCTGGCTGAGCTTTTCTACCTCCCTTATGAACATGGAAACAAGGCCGTGCAGATGTTGAGGGAGTTCAACTGGCTAAGAGCCAACAGCAGCGTCGTCAGTGTCAACTGCAAGAGAAAGGAAACTGAAAAG GTAGAAGAATGGCATTCAAGGGCAGAGAAGTTTGAGGAGATGTGCTGCTCAGTCATCCAGATGTTCACGCGACTTTCCAATTCAGCCAACCGCACCATCCTCTACGACCTTTACCCTTACATCTGGGACATCAAGAGCATCATTTCTATGGTCAAGTCTTTTGTCCAGTGGCTCG ATGGAAGAATCCACAGTACAAGTTTCTACTGCTATTGGATCGACAGTGGCCGAT GGTGTCGTAGTCAGTCCTCAGCACAATTCCTTAGAGGAGACCAAGAGCCCTGGGCCTTTAGGGGAGGTCTAGCAGGAGAGTTCCAG AGATTGTTGCCAATAGATGGGGCAAACGATCTTTTCTACCAGCCTCCACCTTCAATGCCAACTTCCAAAATCTATTCCATAAGGCCATACTTTCCCAAAGATGAG TCTGCAGTTTATAAAATCTGTAGGGAAATGTACTGTGAAGGACTGGGGGATTCCCCTTTCTCTGATGACGATCCTGACCTCATAGGAGACAG GTTAGTAGGTGGACTCCTGACGCTGAGCTCAGACTACGGCTTTGTGCTGGAGGATGATGAAGGGATCTGCGGTTATGCTCTTGGTACAGTGGACGTCAAGCCCTTCATCAAGAAATGCAAGTTGAGCTGGATTCCTTTCATGCAGGAGAAATACCACAAACCTGACTGCCAGAAGGACCTCACAGAGGCTGAG AAAATGATGCTGAGTTTCCACGAAGAAGAGGAAGGTCTCCCAGACTCCTTCCTCTCCAACTTCCCCTCTCTCATCAAAGTCGACATTCACGGCAAGGTCACTGATCCCAGTGTGGCCAAAAGCATGATGGGATGTCTTCTATCTTCTCTTAAGGCCAACG GCTCTCGTGGTGCGTTCTGTAAGGTCCGTCAGACTGACAAGAGAATGTTGGACTTCTATAGTAAACTGGGATGCTttgaagtggccaaaatggagGGCTTTCCCAAAGATGTCATCATTATGGGACGCAGCCTATGA
- the oga gene encoding protein O-GlcNAcase isoform X2 codes for MVQKDKTLETPPVDGVPSPSPVSGEACAEAPGPTEESGIVVQATGHRKFISGVVEGFYGRPWTMEQRKELFRRQQKWGLNTYLYAPKDDYKHRMFWRELYSVEEAEQLMALISAAKEHGIEFIYAISPGLDITFSNQKEVSALKRKLDQVTHFGCKSFALLFDDIDHNMCPADKEVFSSFAHAQVSITNEIYQYLGEPETFLFCPTEYCGTFCYPNVAQSPYLHTVGEKLLPSIDVLWTGPKVVSKDISVESIEEVSKILRRAPVIWDNIHANDYDQKRLFLGPYKGRSTELIPRLKGVLTNPNCEFESNFVAIHTLATWYKSNMNGVRKDVVMTDGEDSTVSIQIKLENEGSDEELETDMLYSPQLALKLALSEWLGEFCVPHQYNSRQVPQSGAKSTAIDVSSMAAPSLCSSTTVTTVFQQPIMSPAMPPLCLDPLSPLSHPMAKRPQEVEEVEVEKKDSDEEPMEMVVEKMVDEPEPEAEADPEEKQAGPIIADKMAEDLKPMDTDKESLAESKSPEESIQEDSGSDIAPMQTDDQLKQDVFVPGPNEKPLFTAEPLTLEDLSLLAELFYLPYEHGNKAVQMLREFNWLRANSSVVSVNCKRKETEKVEEWHSRAEKFEEMCCSVIQMFTRLSNSANRTILYDLYPYIWDIKSIISMVKSFVQWLDGRIHSTSFYCYWIDSGRWCRSQSSAQFLRGDQEPWAFRGGLAGEFQRLLPIDGANDLFYQPPPSMPTSKIYSIRPYFPKDESAVYKICREMYCEGLGDSPFSDDDPDLIGDRLVGGLLTLSSDYGFVLEDDEGICGYALGTVDVKPFIKKCKLSWIPFMQEKYHKPDCQKDLTEAEKMMLSFHEEEEGLPDSFLSNFPSLIKVDIHGKVTDPSVAKSMMGCLLSSLKANGSRGAFCKVRQTDKRMLDFYSKLGCFEVAKMEGFPKDVIIMGRSL; via the exons ATGGTTCAAAAGGATAAGACGCTGGAGACTCCTCCAGTGGACGGAGTGCCGAGCCCCAGCCCAGTCTCCGGAGAGGCTTGTGCCGAGGCCCCTGGCCCAACTGAAGAGTCTGGCATCGTAGTCCAAGCCACGGGCCACCGAAAATTCATAAGTGGGGTCGTTGAAG GTTTTTATGGGCGACCATGGACAATGGAGCAGAGGAAGGAGTTATTCAGAAG GCAGCAGAAATGGGGTTTGAATACATACCTTTATGCACCCAAAGACGACTACAAGCacagaatgttctggagagagCTGTACTCAGTGGAGGAAGCAG AGCAACTGATGGCATTAATTAGCGCTGCCAAGGAGCATGGAATAGAGTTTATTTATGCCATTTCACCAGGGCTGGATATCACTTTCTCCAACCAGAAAGAGGTTTCTGCTCTCAAGAGGAAACTTGATCAG GTTACTCACTTTGGCTGCAAATCATTTGCCTTACTTTTTGACGATATTGACCACAACATGTGCCCAGCAGACAAAGAGGTTTTCAGCTCATTTGCACATGCTCAGGTTTCAATTACAAATGAAATCTACCAGTACTTAGGAGAGCCAGAAACCTTCCTCTTTTGTCCCACAG AGTACTGTGGAACATTCTGTTACCCAAATGTTGCTCAGTCCCCCTACCTCCACACAGTTGGAGAGAAGCTACTGCCTAGCATTGACGTGCTATGGACAG GACCAAAGGTGGTGTCCAAAGATATTTCAGTGGAGTCTATTGAGGAGGTTTCGAAAATCCTCAGGCGCGCCCCTGTGATTTGGGACAACATTCACGCTAATGATTATGACCAAAAGAGGCTTTTCCTAGGTCCTTACAAAGGCCGCTCCACAGAGCTCATCCCTAGACTGAAGGGAGTACTAACAAACCCCAACTGTGAGTTTGAGTCCAACTTCGTAGCAATCCACACTTTGGCCACGTGGTACAAGTCTAACATGAATGGGGTGCGCAAGGATGTAGTCATGA CTGATGGTGAGGACAGCACAGTGTCCATCCAGATCAAATTAGAAAACGAGGGCAGTGATGAAGAGCTGGAGACAGACATGCTCTACAGTCCACAGCTCGCTCTTAAACTGGCTCTCTCAGAGTGGCTTGGGGAATTTTGTGTTCCTCATCAATACAACA GCCGACAGGTGCCTCAGAGCGGTGCCAAAAGCACAGCCATCGATGTGTCATCTATGGccgctccctctctctgctcttccACAACAGTCACGACTGTGTTCCAGCAGCCTATCATGTCCCCCGCCATGCCGCCTCTTTGTCTGGATCCACTCTCACCACTCTCTCACCCCATGGCAAAAAGACCTCAGGAGGTAGAGGAG GTGGAGGTAGAGAAGAAAGATTCAGATGAGGAGCCCATGGAGATGGTGGTTGAGAAGATGGTAGATGAGCCTGAGCCGGAAGCAGAAGCTGACCCAGAGGAGAAGCAAGCTGGTCCTATCATAGCTGACAAAATGGCTGAGGACCTGAAGCCCATGGATACAGACAAGGAGAGTCTGGCAGAGTCAAAATCCCCAGAAGAGTCAATCCAGGAAGATTCTGGGAGTGATATCGCCCCCATGCAAACAGATGATCAGCTCAAGCAG GATGTGTTTGTGCCTGGGCCCAATGAGAAGCCTCTGTTCACAGCAGAGCCCCTCACTCTGGAGGACCTGAGCCTGCTGGCTGAGCTTTTCTACCTCCCTTATGAACATGGAAACAAGGCCGTGCAGATGTTGAGGGAGTTCAACTGGCTAAGAGCCAACAGCAGCGTCGTCAGTGTCAACTGCAAGAGAAAGGAAACTGAAAAG GTAGAAGAATGGCATTCAAGGGCAGAGAAGTTTGAGGAGATGTGCTGCTCAGTCATCCAGATGTTCACGCGACTTTCCAATTCAGCCAACCGCACCATCCTCTACGACCTTTACCCTTACATCTGGGACATCAAGAGCATCATTTCTATGGTCAAGTCTTTTGTCCAGTGGCTCG ATGGAAGAATCCACAGTACAAGTTTCTACTGCTATTGGATCGACAGTGGCCGAT GGTGTCGTAGTCAGTCCTCAGCACAATTCCTTAGAGGAGACCAAGAGCCCTGGGCCTTTAGGGGAGGTCTAGCAGGAGAGTTCCAG AGATTGTTGCCAATAGATGGGGCAAACGATCTTTTCTACCAGCCTCCACCTTCAATGCCAACTTCCAAAATCTATTCCATAAGGCCATACTTTCCCAAAGATGAG TCTGCAGTTTATAAAATCTGTAGGGAAATGTACTGTGAAGGACTGGGGGATTCCCCTTTCTCTGATGACGATCCTGACCTCATAGGAGACAG GTTAGTAGGTGGACTCCTGACGCTGAGCTCAGACTACGGCTTTGTGCTGGAGGATGATGAAGGGATCTGCGGTTATGCTCTTGGTACAGTGGACGTCAAGCCCTTCATCAAGAAATGCAAGTTGAGCTGGATTCCTTTCATGCAGGAGAAATACCACAAACCTGACTGCCAGAAGGACCTCACAGAGGCTGAG AAAATGATGCTGAGTTTCCACGAAGAAGAGGAAGGTCTCCCAGACTCCTTCCTCTCCAACTTCCCCTCTCTCATCAAAGTCGACATTCACGGCAAGGTCACTGATCCCAGTGTGGCCAAAAGCATGATGGGATGTCTTCTATCTTCTCTTAAGGCCAACG GCTCTCGTGGTGCGTTCTGTAAGGTCCGTCAGACTGACAAGAGAATGTTGGACTTCTATAGTAAACTGGGATGCTttgaagtggccaaaatggagGGCTTTCCCAAAGATGTCATCATTATGGGACGCAGCCTATGA
- the oga gene encoding protein O-GlcNAcase isoform X3: MVQKDKTLETPPVDGVPSPSPVSGEACAEAPGPTEESGIVVQATGHRKFISGVVEGFYGRPWTMEQRKELFRRQQKWGLNTYLYAPKDDYKHRMFWRELYSVEEAEQLMALISAAKEHGIEFIYAISPGLDITFSNQKEVSALKRKLDQVTHFGCKSFALLFDDIDHNMCPADKEVFSSFAHAQVSITNEIYQYLGEPETFLFCPTEYCGTFCYPNVAQSPYLHTVGEKLLPSIDVLWTGPKVVSKDISVESIEEVSKILRRAPVIWDNIHANDYDQKRLFLGPYKGRSTELIPRLKGVLTNPNCEFESNFVAIHTLATWYKSNMNGVRKDVVMTDGEDSTVSIQIKLENEGSDEELETDMLYSPQLALKLALSEWLGEFCVPHQYNSRQVPQSGAKSTAIDVSSMAAPSLCSSTTVTTVFQQPIMSPAMPPLCLDPLSPLSHPMAKRPQEVEEVEVEKKDSDEEPMEMVVEKMVDEPEPEAEADPEEKQAGPIIADKMAEDLKPMDTDKESLAESKSPEESIQEDSGSDIAPMQTDDQLKQVLQTFDVFVPGPNEKPLFTAEPLTLEDLSLLAELFYLPYEHGNKAVQMLREFNWLRANSSVVSVNCKRKETEKVEEWHSRAEKFEEMCCSVIQMFTRLSNSANRTILYDLYPYIWDIKSIISMVKSFVQWLGCRSQSSAQFLRGDQEPWAFRGGLAGEFQRLLPIDGANDLFYQPPPSMPTSKIYSIRPYFPKDESAVYKICREMYCEGLGDSPFSDDDPDLIGDRLVGGLLTLSSDYGFVLEDDEGICGYALGTVDVKPFIKKCKLSWIPFMQEKYHKPDCQKDLTEAEKMMLSFHEEEEGLPDSFLSNFPSLIKVDIHGKVTDPSVAKSMMGCLLSSLKANGSRGAFCKVRQTDKRMLDFYSKLGCFEVAKMEGFPKDVIIMGRSL; encoded by the exons ATGGTTCAAAAGGATAAGACGCTGGAGACTCCTCCAGTGGACGGAGTGCCGAGCCCCAGCCCAGTCTCCGGAGAGGCTTGTGCCGAGGCCCCTGGCCCAACTGAAGAGTCTGGCATCGTAGTCCAAGCCACGGGCCACCGAAAATTCATAAGTGGGGTCGTTGAAG GTTTTTATGGGCGACCATGGACAATGGAGCAGAGGAAGGAGTTATTCAGAAG GCAGCAGAAATGGGGTTTGAATACATACCTTTATGCACCCAAAGACGACTACAAGCacagaatgttctggagagagCTGTACTCAGTGGAGGAAGCAG AGCAACTGATGGCATTAATTAGCGCTGCCAAGGAGCATGGAATAGAGTTTATTTATGCCATTTCACCAGGGCTGGATATCACTTTCTCCAACCAGAAAGAGGTTTCTGCTCTCAAGAGGAAACTTGATCAG GTTACTCACTTTGGCTGCAAATCATTTGCCTTACTTTTTGACGATATTGACCACAACATGTGCCCAGCAGACAAAGAGGTTTTCAGCTCATTTGCACATGCTCAGGTTTCAATTACAAATGAAATCTACCAGTACTTAGGAGAGCCAGAAACCTTCCTCTTTTGTCCCACAG AGTACTGTGGAACATTCTGTTACCCAAATGTTGCTCAGTCCCCCTACCTCCACACAGTTGGAGAGAAGCTACTGCCTAGCATTGACGTGCTATGGACAG GACCAAAGGTGGTGTCCAAAGATATTTCAGTGGAGTCTATTGAGGAGGTTTCGAAAATCCTCAGGCGCGCCCCTGTGATTTGGGACAACATTCACGCTAATGATTATGACCAAAAGAGGCTTTTCCTAGGTCCTTACAAAGGCCGCTCCACAGAGCTCATCCCTAGACTGAAGGGAGTACTAACAAACCCCAACTGTGAGTTTGAGTCCAACTTCGTAGCAATCCACACTTTGGCCACGTGGTACAAGTCTAACATGAATGGGGTGCGCAAGGATGTAGTCATGA CTGATGGTGAGGACAGCACAGTGTCCATCCAGATCAAATTAGAAAACGAGGGCAGTGATGAAGAGCTGGAGACAGACATGCTCTACAGTCCACAGCTCGCTCTTAAACTGGCTCTCTCAGAGTGGCTTGGGGAATTTTGTGTTCCTCATCAATACAACA GCCGACAGGTGCCTCAGAGCGGTGCCAAAAGCACAGCCATCGATGTGTCATCTATGGccgctccctctctctgctcttccACAACAGTCACGACTGTGTTCCAGCAGCCTATCATGTCCCCCGCCATGCCGCCTCTTTGTCTGGATCCACTCTCACCACTCTCTCACCCCATGGCAAAAAGACCTCAGGAGGTAGAGGAG GTGGAGGTAGAGAAGAAAGATTCAGATGAGGAGCCCATGGAGATGGTGGTTGAGAAGATGGTAGATGAGCCTGAGCCGGAAGCAGAAGCTGACCCAGAGGAGAAGCAAGCTGGTCCTATCATAGCTGACAAAATGGCTGAGGACCTGAAGCCCATGGATACAGACAAGGAGAGTCTGGCAGAGTCAAAATCCCCAGAAGAGTCAATCCAGGAAGATTCTGGGAGTGATATCGCCCCCATGCAAACAGATGATCAGCTCAAGCAGgtgctgcaaacattt GATGTGTTTGTGCCTGGGCCCAATGAGAAGCCTCTGTTCACAGCAGAGCCCCTCACTCTGGAGGACCTGAGCCTGCTGGCTGAGCTTTTCTACCTCCCTTATGAACATGGAAACAAGGCCGTGCAGATGTTGAGGGAGTTCAACTGGCTAAGAGCCAACAGCAGCGTCGTCAGTGTCAACTGCAAGAGAAAGGAAACTGAAAAG GTAGAAGAATGGCATTCAAGGGCAGAGAAGTTTGAGGAGATGTGCTGCTCAGTCATCCAGATGTTCACGCGACTTTCCAATTCAGCCAACCGCACCATCCTCTACGACCTTTACCCTTACATCTGGGACATCAAGAGCATCATTTCTATGGTCAAGTCTTTTGTCCAGTGGCTCG GGTGTCGTAGTCAGTCCTCAGCACAATTCCTTAGAGGAGACCAAGAGCCCTGGGCCTTTAGGGGAGGTCTAGCAGGAGAGTTCCAG AGATTGTTGCCAATAGATGGGGCAAACGATCTTTTCTACCAGCCTCCACCTTCAATGCCAACTTCCAAAATCTATTCCATAAGGCCATACTTTCCCAAAGATGAG TCTGCAGTTTATAAAATCTGTAGGGAAATGTACTGTGAAGGACTGGGGGATTCCCCTTTCTCTGATGACGATCCTGACCTCATAGGAGACAG GTTAGTAGGTGGACTCCTGACGCTGAGCTCAGACTACGGCTTTGTGCTGGAGGATGATGAAGGGATCTGCGGTTATGCTCTTGGTACAGTGGACGTCAAGCCCTTCATCAAGAAATGCAAGTTGAGCTGGATTCCTTTCATGCAGGAGAAATACCACAAACCTGACTGCCAGAAGGACCTCACAGAGGCTGAG AAAATGATGCTGAGTTTCCACGAAGAAGAGGAAGGTCTCCCAGACTCCTTCCTCTCCAACTTCCCCTCTCTCATCAAAGTCGACATTCACGGCAAGGTCACTGATCCCAGTGTGGCCAAAAGCATGATGGGATGTCTTCTATCTTCTCTTAAGGCCAACG GCTCTCGTGGTGCGTTCTGTAAGGTCCGTCAGACTGACAAGAGAATGTTGGACTTCTATAGTAAACTGGGATGCTttgaagtggccaaaatggagGGCTTTCCCAAAGATGTCATCATTATGGGACGCAGCCTATGA